A single Alphaproteobacteria bacterium DNA region contains:
- a CDS encoding ABC transporter permease: MTRDDSFFARHAGWFGVAFFLALWEAAARFGWRDPSIMPAPSQAILAAIVHLPPGELVEHVAWSLWRVFAGFGIGAGAAIALGIAAGWYRPVALVARPFVEILRPIPPLAWIPIAIVWFGLGEPSKIFVIVIGVFFPVFTATARGMASIPPVILRAARTMDVDGVRLLIKVAIPAAMPDIATGLRIGFGLGFGVLVAAELIAAERGMGHLVMEARQLGQLGVSIFGIFLIGIVNLIADRQLARLIGRTIGRWHAL; this comes from the coding sequence ATGACGCGCGACGATTCATTCTTCGCCCGGCATGCGGGCTGGTTCGGCGTCGCGTTCTTCCTGGCGCTGTGGGAAGCCGCCGCGCGGTTCGGCTGGCGCGACCCGTCGATCATGCCCGCGCCCAGCCAAGCGATCCTGGCGGCGATCGTCCACCTGCCGCCGGGCGAACTGGTCGAGCATGTCGCGTGGAGCCTGTGGCGCGTGTTCGCCGGGTTCGGCATCGGCGCGGGGGCGGCCATCGCACTCGGCATCGCCGCCGGCTGGTATCGGCCCGTGGCGCTCGTCGCGCGTCCTTTCGTCGAGATTTTGCGCCCGATCCCGCCGCTCGCCTGGATTCCGATCGCGATCGTCTGGTTCGGCCTGGGCGAGCCGTCGAAGATCTTCGTCATCGTCATCGGCGTGTTCTTCCCCGTGTTCACCGCGACCGCGCGCGGCATGGCATCGATCCCGCCCGTGATCCTGCGCGCCGCGCGCACGATGGACGTGGACGGCGTGCGATTGCTGATCAAGGTCGCGATCCCCGCCGCGATGCCCGATATCGCCACGGGCTTGCGCATCGGCTTCGGCCTGGGCTTCGGCGTGTTGGTCGCGGCCGAATTGATCGCCGCCGAACGCGGGATGGGCCATCTGGTGATGGAAGCCCGCCAGCTCGGCCAACTCGGCGTTTCCATCTTCGGCATTTTCCTGATCGGCATCGTCAATCTGATCGCCGATCGCCAGCTCGCCCGGCTGATCGGCCGGACGATCGGCCGCTGGCACGCGCTTTAA
- a CDS encoding NrtA/SsuA/CpmA family ABC transporter substrate-binding protein, which yields MKRRTFVMTATAALAAPAFVHAQAKPEVSKLGIGFGLDPVFAPHIVAMEKGWLREAGFTDIATPSFTSGALAGEALIADQIQLWTPGNLPPISMANSGVPAVVLGTNCIATQAEQLVVRNDANVTKPEDLYKIRIGLLAGSTASATLHILAKHYKLDESKLQVVNMPPPEQLAGLTNNNIQALLCWQPWAHNALRLGNTTMLHSGTTSGFAANKGAKVQVSATRSLFVASEAFVRKNPIATRTLMAILVRAQKYVATAANRAEVIDLVAQKTRQDKALVEAIWGDYDFNPAFDDAYVADMDALGAYLVASGRLRSARSPLDYTFTDPVAAADGALVKRAGRWKA from the coding sequence ATGAAACGACGCACTTTCGTTATGACCGCCACCGCCGCGCTCGCCGCACCCGCTTTCGTGCACGCACAAGCCAAGCCCGAAGTGAGCAAGCTCGGCATCGGCTTCGGCCTCGATCCCGTTTTCGCACCCCATATCGTGGCGATGGAAAAAGGCTGGCTGCGCGAGGCGGGCTTCACCGACATCGCGACACCCAGCTTCACCAGCGGCGCGCTTGCTGGCGAAGCGCTGATCGCCGATCAGATCCAGCTGTGGACGCCGGGCAATTTGCCGCCGATCTCGATGGCAAATTCGGGCGTCCCGGCCGTGGTGCTGGGCACCAACTGCATCGCCACGCAGGCCGAACAACTCGTCGTGCGCAACGACGCGAACGTGACGAAACCGGAGGATCTCTACAAGATCCGCATCGGCCTGCTCGCGGGTTCGACCGCGTCGGCGACGCTGCATATCCTCGCCAAGCACTACAAGCTCGACGAATCCAAGCTACAGGTCGTCAATATGCCCCCGCCCGAGCAGCTCGCGGGGTTGACCAACAACAACATCCAAGCGCTGCTGTGCTGGCAGCCTTGGGCGCATAACGCGCTGCGCCTGGGCAACACGACGATGCTGCATTCGGGCACGACCAGCGGCTTCGCTGCAAACAAGGGCGCCAAGGTGCAGGTCTCGGCCACGCGCTCGCTGTTCGTGGCGAGCGAAGCCTTCGTGCGTAAGAACCCGATCGCCACGCGCACGCTGATGGCCATTCTGGTGCGCGCCCAGAAATACGTCGCGACCGCCGCCAACCGTGCGGAAGTGATCGATCTCGTCGCGCAGAAGACCCGCCAGGACAAGGCGCTGGTCGAAGCGATTTGGGGCGATTACGACTTCAACCCGGCCTTCGACGACGCATACGTCGCCGATATGGACGCGCTGGGCGCCTATCTCGTCGCCTCCGGCCGTCTGCGCAGCGCGCGCTCGCCGCTCGACTACACCTTCACCGATCCGGTCGCGGCGGCGGACGGCGCCTTGGTGAAGCGCGCCGGGCGCTGGAAGGCCTGA
- a CDS encoding Gfo/Idh/MocA family oxidoreductase, with product MARIGIAFVGTGFIAGYHLDALATIPDADIRIVVGRDPVKAASFAAQRGIPAGTSDLDATLARADIGAIVVASPDDTHEAICLKAIAAGKAILVQKPMAPDAAACRRMIAAAQEAKVDLQVSFMHRYFEEFAAARDLIATGEIGTPTSARMRNATPGPDWGDWFFKKSRVGGGVVLQLGVHGIDLLTQLFGPVASLNATTAILRPERRLADGRVVTVENPDSAWATYRFANGVAASHDMSMIEAAGTDRFGMEIYGTDGTIQLRGVAGPLRLRRKGATAWETPSLPTPPLGQRHHQRWLDGLSGAKPKETTARDALAGLLIAEAIERSAARAGAATQVEQP from the coding sequence ATGGCGCGCATCGGGATTGCTTTCGTCGGAACCGGCTTCATCGCCGGATATCACCTGGACGCGCTCGCGACGATACCGGATGCCGACATCCGGATCGTCGTCGGGCGCGATCCCGTCAAGGCGGCTTCTTTCGCCGCCCAGCGGGGCATTCCGGCCGGCACAAGCGATCTCGATGCGACGCTGGCGCGGGCGGATATCGGCGCGATCGTTGTCGCCTCGCCCGACGATACGCATGAAGCGATCTGCCTGAAAGCGATTGCGGCGGGCAAGGCGATCCTGGTGCAAAAGCCGATGGCGCCCGATGCCGCCGCGTGCCGGCGGATGATTGCGGCGGCGCAAGAAGCCAAGGTCGATCTGCAAGTCAGCTTCATGCACCGCTATTTCGAGGAATTCGCCGCCGCGCGCGATTTGATCGCGACGGGCGAAATCGGCACGCCGACGAGCGCGCGGATGCGCAACGCGACCCCCGGCCCCGATTGGGGCGATTGGTTCTTCAAGAAGTCGCGCGTCGGCGGCGGCGTGGTGCTGCAACTCGGCGTGCACGGCATCGATCTGCTGACACAGCTTTTCGGCCCCGTCGCATCGCTGAACGCGACGACGGCGATCTTGCGCCCCGAACGGCGCTTGGCCGACGGGCGCGTCGTGACGGTCGAGAATCCCGACAGCGCCTGGGCGACCTATCGCTTTGCCAACGGCGTGGCCGCATCGCACGACATGTCGATGATCGAAGCGGCGGGCACCGACCGTTTCGGCATGGAGATCTACGGCACCGACGGCACGATCCAATTGCGCGGGGTCGCGGGCCCGTTGCGCCTGCGCCGCAAGGGTGCGACCGCATGGGAAACGCCCTCCCTTCCCACCCCGCCGCTCGGCCAGCGCCATCATCAGCGTTGGCTTGATGGCCTGTCCGGCGCCAAGCCGAAGGAAACCACCGCGCGCGACGCGCTGGCGGGCTTGCTGATCGCCGAAGCGATCGAGCGATCCGCCGCCCGAGCCGGTGCCGCAACGCAGGTCGAACAGCCATGA
- a CDS encoding Gfo/Idh/MocA family oxidoreductase encodes MIRIAILSFAHYHANFWTEAFLAEKDVQVSAIWDDDEARGREAASRFGVNFEPDLAKAIDRADAVAVCSETVKHVPLIEAAAARSKAVLCEKPIARDLADAKKIAASVRASGIVFMQSFPKRFDPVSHELRRLVAAGELGRIGMVRIRHGHFYGLDPEFGQRWYVDPANSGGGALLDEGVHAADFLCWTFGLANSVVASASSALGLKVEDQAIATFSWDNGMIGEIASSFAFAAADSSIEIFGTEGTAIVSGVDLASRDITPSGFLKTFRRNLPTREWRISDLIPQFKRGQFHHQNAIAFAQALRTKTAPPIGLDDGIRALAMIEAAYTSIRSGRREKIAAL; translated from the coding sequence ATGATCCGGATCGCGATCCTCAGCTTCGCGCATTATCACGCGAATTTCTGGACCGAGGCGTTTCTCGCCGAGAAGGATGTCCAAGTATCGGCGATTTGGGACGACGACGAAGCGCGCGGGCGCGAGGCGGCCTCGCGATTCGGCGTGAACTTCGAACCCGATCTCGCCAAAGCGATCGACCGTGCCGATGCCGTCGCGGTGTGCAGCGAGACGGTGAAGCATGTCCCGCTGATCGAAGCCGCCGCCGCGCGTAGCAAAGCGGTGTTGTGCGAAAAGCCGATCGCGCGCGATCTCGCCGACGCCAAGAAGATCGCCGCATCGGTCCGCGCATCGGGCATCGTGTTTATGCAGAGTTTCCCCAAGCGCTTCGATCCGGTGTCGCACGAGTTGCGCCGCTTAGTCGCGGCGGGCGAACTCGGCCGGATCGGCATGGTGCGTATCCGGCACGGGCATTTCTACGGCCTCGATCCCGAATTCGGGCAACGCTGGTACGTGGACCCGGCGAATTCCGGCGGCGGCGCCTTGCTCGACGAAGGCGTACACGCGGCCGATTTCCTATGCTGGACGTTCGGCTTGGCGAATAGCGTCGTCGCCAGCGCTTCGTCGGCGCTGGGATTGAAGGTCGAAGACCAAGCCATCGCCACGTTTTCGTGGGACAACGGCATGATCGGCGAAATCGCGTCGAGCTTCGCCTTCGCCGCCGCCGATTCCTCGATCGAGATCTTCGGCACCGAAGGCACGGCGATCGTGTCGGGCGTCGATCTCGCCTCGCGCGATATCACGCCATCCGGGTTCCTGAAGACCTTCCGCCGCAACTTGCCGACACGCGAATGGCGCATCAGCGATCTGATCCCGCAATTCAAGCGCGGTCAGTTCCATCACCAGAACGCGATCGCCTTCGCGCAGGCGCTGCGCACCAAGACGGCACCCCCGATCGGGCTTGACGACGGTATTCGCGCGCTGGCGATGATCGAAGCGGCCTATACCTCGATCCGTTCGGGCCGGCGCGAGAAGATCGCGGCCCTCTAG